The Streptomyces sp. TLI_105 DNA segment GAGGACGTCTCCGTCGCGCCCGGCGACCTCATCGCCATCGACTCGCTCGACGCCAAGCCCACCTACGAGGGGCTGGTCAGCGCCGTGCAGGTCGGCACGCGCTACATCGAGGCGTGGCTGCGCGGCCTCGGCGCCGTCGCCATCTTCAACCTGATGGAGGACGCGGCCACCGCCGAGATCTCCCGCTCCCAGATCTGGCAGTGGATCAACGCGGGCGTGGTCTTCGAGAACGGCGAGAAGGCCACCCCCGAGCTGGCCCGCAAGGTCGCCGCGCAGGAGCTCGACGCCATCCGCGCCGAGATCGGCGAGGAGGCCTTCGCGGCCGGCAAGTGGCAGCAGGCGCACGACCTGCTCCTGCACGTCTCGCTCGACGCGGACTACGCGGACTTCCTCACCCTTCCCGCGTACGAGCAGCTGGTCGGCTGACGCAGGAACATCGGCCGACCGCACAGCGGCCGCACACCTCCTGAACAGGGCTCCGTCCCCGGTGACGCACATCGCCGGGGACGGGGCCCTGTGCCGTCCCCGGTTGCGGCACAGGTGACGTGACGGAACCGAGATATGCAGCTACCTAGCGGTAACAAGCCACGCCGTGCGAGATTCCGCCATGCCACCGGCCGGCGGCTGTCCCCCACGTCACTGCGTACCGCAGGAGCACAGCCATGCCTTCGTCCCCCCACCGTGCGCTGCGCGCACTCCTGGCACTGTGTACCGCCGCCGGGCTCGCCTCGCTCACCGCCCCCGCCGCCCACGCCTCCCCCGGCTCCGGCCCCACCGCCGTCGTCGCCATGGGCGACAGCTACATCTCCGGCGAGGCCGGCCGCTGGCTCGGCAACAGCCTCACCAACTCCGGCAGCCGCAACGGCACCGACCGCGCCTGGACGGGCAGCACCTACGACCCGTCCAAGGTGTACGGCGCCACCGCCGGCGGCTGCCACCGCTCGGACGTCTCCGAGGTGAGGAGCGCCGGTCCGATCGCGAGCTCGCTGATCAACCTCGCCTGCTCCGGGGCGACCACGGACAACGTCTTCCGCGCCTCGCAGGGCGGCCAGGCCTTCAAGGGCGAGGCGCCCCAGGCCGATCAGCTGGCGGCCGTGGCCGCCGCGAACGACGTCAAGCTGATCGCCCTGTCCATCGGCGGCAACGACCTCGGCTTCGGCGACATCATCAGCACCTGCGCGACCGACTACATCGTCTGGTACTCGTACTGCCACGACGACCAGCAGGCCGCCGTCGACGCGAAGATCGACGGCGTGATGGCCGACGTCGGCCGGTCCGTCGACGAGATCCGGGCGGTCATGTCGGCCGCCGGCTACGCCGCCGCCGACTACCGGATCGTCCTCCAGTCGTACCCCTCCCCCATCCCCCGCGCCGCCGAGAACCGGTACGCGGAGAGCGGCTGGGCCCGCACCAACACCGGCGGCTGCCCGTTCTGGGACGCCGACTCCGACTGGGCCCGCGACTCGCTGGTCCCCCAGATCGCCAACCGTCTCAAGGGCGTCGCCACGGCCAAGGGCGTGCAGTTCCTGGACCTGCGGGACATGCTCCAGGGCCGTGAGGTCTGCGCGAAGGCGAGCAAGCAGGTCACGTCGACCGTGCCTCCGTCGGCGGCGACGAGCGAGTGGGCGCGCTGGATCGACAGCCAGAGCACGCAGGGCCTCGTCCAGGAGTCGATGCACCCCAACGCCTACGGCCAGCAGGCCCTCGGCCGCTGCCTGGCCCTGATCAACGCCCGCCCGACGGGGAACCAGAGCTGCCGGAACACGGCGGGGACGGGGGCGTCGGGGATGTACCTCACGGCGGGCTGACGCTCGTCACGGGCATGGTCACGGGAGCGTGATGCCGAGCGGGCGGAGGACCCGCTCGGTCTCGTGGCGGTCCGCCGCGGCCATCGCGCGGACCAGGGCGGCGGAACCGCCGGGCCAGGCGGCCGCCGCCCTGTCGAAGGCGGCGCGGCGGGACTCCAGGGGGCCCTTCTTGGCCGGCAGCCCGTCGAGGACGTGCAGGGCCCGGGCCGAGGCCCGCACCTGGATCGGGTCCGCCGGCTCGCCCCGCTCGCGCAGGGCTTCCAGGGCGTACGCGCCGATGACCGGGTCGCGGAGGGCGCGGCGCAGGGCCTCCGGCGGCGCCCCGGCCGTGTCCAGTACGGCGAAGAGGCCGCGGGTGGTGGCCGCGTCGGAGGTCCCGGCGTGGACGGTGCCGAGGGCGGCGAGCAGCTCGGACCAGGCGTCCACGGTGTCCACGCGCGCGTGGAGCCAGTCGGCGAGTACGCGCGCGGCGACGGAGGCCGGCCAGCCCCCGGCGGCGGCGACCACCTCCGGCGCGGTCCAGGCGGCGGCCTCGGCGGCGTCGGGCGCGGTGACCCCGCGCACCGCGAGCAGATAGCGCACGGCGCCCGCCCCGCGCGGGGTGAGACCGAAGGCGTCGCCGCGGCGGAAGACCAGGCCGGTGGCGGCGAGGCGGTCGAGGACCGCGGCGAGGTCGCGGGCCGCTCCTTCGAGCCGGGCCCGGTCGGCCTCGGTCAGCTCGACCGTGCCGAGGAGCCGTACGAGCTCCGGCAGGGGCGGGGCGGTGTACTCCTCGGGCGCCGCGTCCGGCACCGGCACCGGCAGGTCCTCCAGGGCCGGGTCCACGGTCCAGTCCTCGTACTCGGCGGCCTTGCGGGCGACGGACTCGGCGGCACAACCACGCTGGTAGACCACGTACAGCAGGTGCGGCGCCTCGCCCCCGTAGGGTTCGAACTCCTCCTCCGCGAGCTCCTCGACGGCGGCGATGAGACCGTCGGCGTCCTCCTCGACGGGCCCGGCCTCGATCGCGGGCGGCGGGGGCACGGGGGCCGCGGGGTCCCCGTGGTAGTCGAGGTGCTCGTCCAGCAGGGCGTCGGCGAGGACGAGGTGGGGGAAGGCCTCGGGCCCCGGCGCGAACCGCGCGTACGGCCCGGCGAGCTGTTCGGCGAGCCCGGCGGCGGTCCACCGGTCCTGGAGCGCGGCGGCGAGCCGCCCGATGCCGGTCGCGACGGCGTGGTCGGTGAGCAGCGGCCCGGCGGCCGGGGGTGCTTCGGCGTCCCGCACGTACGCGCGCGTGAGCGCCTCGGCGAGCAGGACGTCGGCGAGGGCGGTCCGCCCCATGAGGTGGGCGCGGCGCACCCCGTCGGGGAGCGGCGCCCCGTCGAGGGCGGCGAGCCGGCGCCGTACGTCCTCGGGGTCGGTGAGGTCGGCGCCGCAGGTCCGCAGGAGCGAGGCGTACCAGCGGTGCCAGGTGAGGTTGCCGGGGTCGTTCATGGCGCGTTCGAAGTCGGGCGCGGACTCGGCGACGACCTCGGCGATCCGCTCGCGCCGCCCTCCGTCGAACCGTGCCGCGAGGGCCCCGAGGACGGCCGGGTAGGCGGCGAGCTGTCCGGGCGGGGCGTACACGAAGGTCGGCAGGTCCTCCACCAGGAGCTGCCGCACGAGGCCGGGCGTCGGCTCGGGCAGCCCCGTCGCCCGGTCGGCGCCGCGCAGGGCGAGCAGTCCCAGGACCGCTTCGGCGGCCCGCGCGAACGCGGGGTCACGATGCTCGGGCGCTCCGTCGAGGAAGCCGTCGAGCCCGGTGTTGGTGAGAACGGTCTCGGCCACGCTTCCCAGGGTAATTCCGGGGAGCCGGTTCCGGCGGGCAAGGAGCACCGGTCAGGAGTGTCGCCGCAGGCCGCGGACGACCTGGGCCATGTGCTGGATGTGGCCGGTGCCCAGCCAGACGGCGGGGGTGCCCGCTCCCCTGCTTCCGTTTCCTTCGGCGCAGCCGACGAGCCGGCGTTCGCCTTCGCTGAACCCGGCTCCCCGGAAGTCCTCCGCGTGGACGATCTCCCGGACCAGCGCGCGGACGGCGTCCGCGTGACCGGAACCCTGAGTGGGCACGCGTCCCAGGAGGAAGGTGCGGTCGGTGGTGTAGCGCACGATGCCCCAGGGCGAACCCCCGCCCGCCTCGCTCGGCCGGTCGACCCCTCCGGTGTGGTCGGCCCCGTAGTCGCCGTACGTGACGCGTACGCCCGGCCGTTCGGGTCCGTCGGCGAGCATGTGCCACAGGTCCCAGTCGAATCGCTGGGCCTCCGCGAGCGGGGCTCCGTAGCCCTCGGGGAACGTGCGGGGGAAGGAACCGGCGAGCACGGCGACCGTCCGCCACGGGTGGAGGGGGCCGAGGAGAGCGAGGGCGCGCAGGGCCCACTTCTCTGCCGGGTGGTGCTCGTCGACGACGCCGCCCAGGTCGAGCAGGAGGTCCACCGGGCAGCCGGCGAACGCGATCCGTGCGAGGAGCCCGCGGATCTCGTCCCGGAGCGGCTCGTCGGGGAGGGCGTGCAGGAACACCCGGACGCCCAGCCCGTTTCCGCTCGCGCGGGCGGCCTCGGCGCTGGCCGTCTGCTGCCGGACGTCCCGCTCGAAGCCCGTGACCGGCCGGAGCGGGGTGCCGGCCAGGCCTTGCCGGAACTCCGTGACGAGGTGCCGGGGTTCGTCCTCCGCGTGGAAGGCGTCCACCCAGGCCGGCAGTCCGCGCTGTACACCGACCAGCCTGCGCAGGGCGGTCCGCAGGTGGCGGGCGAGTGCGGACGGGTCCGGGTCGAGCGGGCGGTACGGACGACGGCCCAGGGTGCGGGCGCCGCCGGTCCGGGGCGGGACGCTCCAGAGCGGGGCCACGCCCGCGCGTACGCCGGGAGCCAGCCGGTCGTACGCGGCGAGCGCGCTCGGCCGGGCGGGCAGGGCGGGTACGTAGAGCGGCTCGGACGGCGGTACGGACAACGGCTCGGTCATCGGCGCCCCCCCCCAGCGACCCGTCGCTTTCCCTGGTCGCAGGGTGAGGGACCGTCAGGATGCGCGAAAGGGCGCGATTCCGGCCAAGATCCGGGAGTTCAGCGGACCACCACGGTCCTCGGCGCCGAGAAGTCGCCCCAGGTGCCGTCCGGGAGCCGGGCGCGGAGGGTGACGGTGTGGCGGGTGCCCGGGGGGTCCTGGACCAGGAAGGTGTAGGTGGCGCGGCCCGGGGGCGGGGTGGTGCCCCAGATGATGGTGGTGGCGAAGCGGCCGTCGAGGTGGAGTTCGTGGTGGGTGACGGGGGCGCCCGTCTCCGGTGGGGTCCAGGTGAGGGTGATCTCGCCCCCGGCGGCCGTCGCGGTGAGGTCCCTGGGGGCGGTGTTCGGCGGGGCGCCCGGGGAGGGGGCGGTGGTGAGGTCGGCCGGGGCGCTGTCCGGGGAGGAGTTCTCGGCGGCGTCGCGGGCGCGGACGGTGAACGCGTAGGCGGTGCCGGGGCGCAGGCCGGTGAGGTGGGCGGTGGTGGCGGTGCCGGGGACGGTGTGGACGCGGGTGTCGGCCTGGTAGACGTCGTACGCGGTGACCCTGGTGTCGTCGCGGGCCGGCGACCAGCGCAGGGTGGCGGCGCGGCTGCCGTCGGCGGTGACGTGGAGGGCGGTCGGGGTGGTGGGCGGCGTGCGGTCCTCGGGGGCAGCGGGAAGGGTGGTGGCCGTGACGCCGGCGCTGGGGGGCGAGACGTTGCCGGCGGCGTCGCGGGCGCGGACGGTGAAGCGGTGACGGGTGGCGGGGGCGAGGCCGACGACGTCGGTCATCAGGGTGGTGGCGGGGAGGTCCTTGACCTTGCGGCCGTCGCGGTAGACGGCGTATCCGACGACGGCGCGGTCGTCGGTGGCCGCGCTCCACATGACGTGGACGGTGCTCGCGCTGCCCGCGGTGGCGGTGACTCCGGCGGGGACGGTGGGTGCCCGGGTGTCCTTCGGCGCGGGGGCGGCGACGGTGGAGCAGGCGGAGAGGGCGAGGGCCGCGGTGAGCGCCAGGGCGGTCGACAGGCTTGCGGCGAGCGGTCGTTGCACGGGCCGGCCTCCGTCCGTCGAAAAGGTCCAGACCTATATCGCACAGTCCGCGCCGGGTCGGCAAGGGGGGCGTTGTCAGTGGGGTGCGCTTCACTGGAATCGTTACGCTCCGTAGTCGACCCAGGGGGAATCATGACGGACCGTACGACCTATGTGACGCTCGCCGGAGTGCGCCGGCGCGGCTGGACCGACGCCATGGTGCGGGACCTGCTCGGCACGCCGGATGTGCAGGGGCGCGATCCCCGTCGCTGGTCCCTCGCGCCCGTGCGGCTCTATCTGCTGGCCCGGGTGGAGGCGGTGGAGCGGACGCCCGAGTTCGCCGAGACGGCCGCGCTCTGCCGGGCCCGGGCCTCGGCCACCGGGATCCACGCGGAGCGGCGGCGGGCCGCCGTCCTGGCCGCGATCCGCGCGGAGCCGATCGAGGTGCCCCTGCTGCCCCGGCCCGAGCTGGAGCGGCGGGCCGTGCGGCACCGGCATCTGCTGGGGGCGCGAAGTCCCGGGCCACGGCGGGAGGGGTCATCGGCCGGGGCGGCGGCACCCGGTCCCGGGCGTGGATCCGCACCCGGGACCGGATCCGCATCCGCATCCGCGCCCCCATCTGGATCCGCACCCGCGCCCGCGCCCGCGTCCGGATCTGCACCCGCGCCCGTGCCCGCGCCTTCCGGGGCGCTCGTGCGGTGGCAGGTGAGCTATCTGCGGCACGCCCTGTCGCGGTACGAGTCGCTGCTCGACGGTCTGTACGGCGAGATCGGGCGCGGCGAGGCGGAGCGGCTGCTGAGGCGGCGGTTGTACGAGGCGATCGCCGCCGCCTACCCCTCGCTGGCCGGTGAGTGCCGGCGGCGGATCGCGGTGGAGCGGTGAGCGGGGTGTGTCCGCCCGCGGCCCGTCAGCCCGTCGGCCTTCGGGCCGTCAGCAGGCGGGTGATCGCGCGGCAGGCCGCCGGGACCGGGGCCACGACGCGGACCGCGCAGCGGGCGTGGAGCTCCTCGGCGGCCTCGCCGAGCGGTCCGCCGCCGATGACGACGGCGCGGGCCC contains these protein-coding regions:
- a CDS encoding GDSL-type esterase/lipase family protein yields the protein MPSSPHRALRALLALCTAAGLASLTAPAAHASPGSGPTAVVAMGDSYISGEAGRWLGNSLTNSGSRNGTDRAWTGSTYDPSKVYGATAGGCHRSDVSEVRSAGPIASSLINLACSGATTDNVFRASQGGQAFKGEAPQADQLAAVAAANDVKLIALSIGGNDLGFGDIISTCATDYIVWYSYCHDDQQAAVDAKIDGVMADVGRSVDEIRAVMSAAGYAAADYRIVLQSYPSPIPRAAENRYAESGWARTNTGGCPFWDADSDWARDSLVPQIANRLKGVATAKGVQFLDLRDMLQGREVCAKASKQVTSTVPPSAATSEWARWIDSQSTQGLVQESMHPNAYGQQALGRCLALINARPTGNQSCRNTAGTGASGMYLTAG
- a CDS encoding beta family protein, whose amino-acid sequence is MTEPLSVPPSEPLYVPALPARPSALAAYDRLAPGVRAGVAPLWSVPPRTGGARTLGRRPYRPLDPDPSALARHLRTALRRLVGVQRGLPAWVDAFHAEDEPRHLVTEFRQGLAGTPLRPVTGFERDVRQQTASAEAARASGNGLGVRVFLHALPDEPLRDEIRGLLARIAFAGCPVDLLLDLGGVVDEHHPAEKWALRALALLGPLHPWRTVAVLAGSFPRTFPEGYGAPLAEAQRFDWDLWHMLADGPERPGVRVTYGDYGADHTGGVDRPSEAGGGSPWGIVRYTTDRTFLLGRVPTQGSGHADAVRALVREIVHAEDFRGAGFSEGERRLVGCAEGNGSRGAGTPAVWLGTGHIQHMAQVVRGLRRHS
- a CDS encoding fibronectin type III domain-containing protein; this encodes MQRPLAASLSTALALTAALALSACSTVAAPAPKDTRAPTVPAGVTATAGSASTVHVMWSAATDDRAVVGYAVYRDGRKVKDLPATTLMTDVVGLAPATRHRFTVRARDAAGNVSPPSAGVTATTLPAAPEDRTPPTTPTALHVTADGSRAATLRWSPARDDTRVTAYDVYQADTRVHTVPGTATTAHLTGLRPGTAYAFTVRARDAAENSSPDSAPADLTTAPSPGAPPNTAPRDLTATAAGGEITLTWTPPETGAPVTHHELHLDGRFATTIIWGTTPPPGRATYTFLVQDPPGTRHTVTLRARLPDGTWGDFSAPRTVVVR